A stretch of the Vigna radiata var. radiata cultivar VC1973A chromosome 9, Vradiata_ver6, whole genome shotgun sequence genome encodes the following:
- the LOC106773020 gene encoding uncharacterized protein LOC106773020 produces MEFHRSDSSSPSSSMPTPNTTDPKKPVTDPMHSWWESVSKARSRIHALAAILPSSSHDPLSSLADSDRPALSLLSSSAAYAAVSASLSGSHSDPLCHWLYDTFLSADPHLRLVVLSFVPLLTGLYLSRIHSPEPPSLAGFEAVLLALYAAETRSRNGKPLLVTIPDLSHPSIYHAPLRKPQSLSPPSVGLISPPLEPQLGVKSTKRPAIVGVALHSYFSQISHMPAWSKLDFCQFAAAWAGSAPCPCRSQFDDAPIPDRSDISAAKGERIPLPWEILQPSLRILGHCLLGPLNSQDVKDAASFAVRCLYARASHDLVPQAILATRSLIQLDVRTAEAAKANAGSNSNSNTPTKVKKPEILLVSK; encoded by the coding sequence ATGGAGTTCCACCGCAGCGATTCATCGTCGCCGTCTTCATCCATGCCAACACCCAACACCACCGATCCAAAAAAACCCGTAACCGACCCAATGCATTCATGGTGGGAGTCAGTGTCCAAGGCTCGTTCCCGCATCCACGCCCTCGCCGCCATCCTCCCCTCCTCCTCCCACGACCCCCTTTCCTCTCTCGCCGACTCCGACCGCCCCGCCCTTTCCCTCCTCTCCTCCTCCGCCGCCTACGCTGCCGTCTCAGCTTCCCTCTCCGGCTCCCACTCCGACCCCCTCTGCCACTGGCTCTACGACACCTTCCTCTCCGCCGACCCCCATCTCCGCCTCGTCGTACTATCCTTCGTCCCTCTCCTCACTGGTCTCTACCTCTCCCGTATCCACTCCCCTGAGCCTCCTTCCCTCGCCGGCTTCGAGGCCGTCCTCCTCGCCCTCTACGCCGCCGAGACCAGATCCCGCAACGGCAAACCCCTCCTCGTAACGATCCCTGACCTCTCGCACCCCTCCATCTACCACGCCCCTCTCCGAAAACCCCAATCCCTCTCCCCTCCCTCCGTCGGCCTCATTTCTCCCCCCTTGGAACCCCAACTCGGCGTCAAATCCACCAAACGCCCCGCCATCGTCGGCGTCGCCCTCCACTCCTACTTCTCCCAGATCTCCCACATGCCCGCCTGGTCCAAGCTCGACTTCTGCCAATTCGCCGCCGCCTGGGCCGGCTCCGCCCCATGCCCCTGCCGCTCTCAATTCGACGACGCCCCGATTCCCGATCGTTCCGATATTAGCGCTGCCAAAGGCGAGAGAATCCCTCTCCCCTGGGAGATTCTCCAACCCTCGCTCAGAATCCTGGGACACTGTCTCTTGGGGCCGTTGAACTCTCAGGACGTGAAGGACGCGGCTTCCTTCGCGGTTCGCTGTTTGTACGCTCGTGCCTCGCATGATTTGGTACCGCAGGCCATTCTCGCCACCAGGAGTCTCATTCAGCTCGATGTGAGGACGGCAGAGGCTGCCAAGGCTAATGCTGGTTCCAACTCCAATTCCAACACACCCACCAAGGTCAAGAAGCCTGAGATTCTCTTGGTTTCCAAGTGA
- the LOC106774152 gene encoding chlorophyll a-b binding protein CP24 10A, chloroplastic produces the protein MAVATSGAVLNRFGSQFLCGGKRSQALLAAGIGAKVGAAVSPKRLIVAVAAAPKKSWIPAVKGGGNFIDPEWLDGSLPGDYGFDPLGLGKDPAFLKWYREAELIHGRWAMAAVVGIFIGQAWSGVPWFEAGADPNAVAPFSFGSLLGTQLLLMGWVESKRWVDFFNPDSQSVEWATPWSKTAENFGNSTGDQGYPGGKFFDPLGFAGTIKDGVYIPDADKLQRLKLAEIKHARIAMLAMLIFYFEAGQGKTPLGALGL, from the exons ATGGCAGTTGCAACATCTGGTGCTGTGTTAAACAGGTTTGGATCTCAGTTCTTGTGTGGAGGAAAGAGGAGTCAGGCACTGCTTGCTGCTGGCATTGGAGCCAAAGTTGGTGCTGCTGTTAGTCCTAAAAGACTCATTGTAGCAGTTGCTGCTGCTCCAAAGAAGTCATGGATCCCTGCTGTAAAAGGTGGTGGGAATTTCATTGACCCAGAATGGCTTGATGGCTC GCTACCAGGTGACTATGGTTTTGACCCTCTGGGACTGGGGAAAGACCCAGCATTTCTGAAATGGTATAGAGAAGCTGAACTGATTCATGGGAGGTGGGCGATGGCTGCAGTTGTAGGCATCTTTATTGGGCAGGCATGGAGTGGAGTTCCATGGTTTGAGGCTGGAGCTGATCCTAATGCAGTTGCTCCTTTCTCCTTTGGTTCTCTTTTGGGCACCCAGTTGCTTCTAATGGGATGGGTTGAGAGCAAGAGATGGGTGGATTTCTTCAACCCAGATTCTCAGTCAGTGGAATGGGCTACCCCGTGGTCAAAAACTGCTGAGAATTTTGGCAACTCCACTGGTGATCAAGGCTACCCTGGGGGCAAATTCTTTGACCCTTTGGGATTTGCTGGCACAATCAAGGATGGTGTTTACATTCCTGATGCAGACAAGCTACAGAGACTGAAATTGGCTGAGATAAAGCATGCCAGGATTGCAATGTTGGCCATGCTGATTTTTTACTTTGAGGCTGGACAGGGCAAGACTCCCCTTGGTGCTCTTGgcttgtaa